The proteins below come from a single Psychrobacter sp. FDAARGOS_221 genomic window:
- a CDS encoding Ohr family peroxiredoxin: protein MKTIYSTVATVKNGRMGSATVNDSDLVINMVPPSTDEDADGNNPEQLFAMGYGACFDSALGVVKKQKDAKFDSTTEVEVELLAGGMHDYNLGVRIHVIVENTDLSADEIQALVEEAHKVCPYSKAVKGNIDVEVGSEVK, encoded by the coding sequence ATGAAAACTATTTATTCAACAGTGGCTACTGTAAAAAACGGAAGAATGGGTTCGGCAACAGTTAATGACAGCGACCTAGTTATTAACATGGTACCACCAAGCACAGACGAAGATGCGGATGGTAATAACCCAGAGCAGCTATTTGCTATGGGCTATGGTGCTTGCTTTGACAGCGCATTAGGCGTGGTAAAAAAACAAAAAGACGCTAAATTTGACTCAACCACCGAAGTTGAAGTTGAGCTATTAGCCGGCGGCATGCATGATTATAACCTAGGCGTTAGAATCCATGTGATTGTTGAGAATACTGACCTATCAGCGGATGAGATTCAAGCCTTGGTCGAAGAAGCACACAAAGTTTGCCCATACTCAAAAGCTGTGAAAGGCAACATCGATGTTGAAGTTGGCTCTGAAGTAAAATAA